AATGGCTTCAGTATCTTTATTGAACTGATACTTCACATTATGCCAGGATTCTTTTTCAAGCTCAAGTTCATTTCCATCACTAAAAACCACAGTAATTGTCTTAGCAGAAATTCCCTTAACGGTCGCAAGCCTACCATTGTAATAGCGCCGGTGTTCACCCGAATCATTTTTAATAAACATGATTTGGGCTTTTTCCTTTAACTCCAACACTTCATCGACAGGATAAGCCGATTCATTAAAATCTCCTGTAACATCCGCTTTAAACAAATGTCCTTTACTTGGTAAGGCTTCCAGTTCAGCCTTGTTTATTTGATCAGCTTTGACAGTATGAGTGGTTAAGGTAATATAATCTTCATGTTGTGGCTTTTTAAATTCAGGCTTATAATATTGATGCAAGCATTCCAAATCAGCAGTTGTAACCGTGTTACTCCTTATATTATTAAGCAGATTAATAAAAACATCATCCTGCTGGCGATAAATTTTAGTCAATTCTAAATAAAGTGGCTCTGATTCTTGTATTACATTTGCGTCGAAAAAGAACGGGCTCTTGTAATAATTACGTAATACACTCCAATCATCGCTCTTTACAACAGGCGGAAGCTGAAACAGATCACCAATAAAAACCACCTGTACCCCTCCAAAAGGAACCGGATTTTGACGAACATACCTCAACAAGCTATCAACAGTATCCAGTAAATCCGCCCGAACCATACTCACTTCGTCGATCACCAGTAAATCCATTTCCTGAATCAGCTCCTTACGATCCTTACTCATCTTTAAGCCTTTCAGGTATGAATAAATAGTATTGAATCGACCTAAATCTTTGTTCCAATAAGGTTGATTAATGGGTAAAAATGGTTCGAATGGCAGCTGAAAAAATGAGTGAATAGTAACCCCTCCGGCATTAATAGCAGCAACACCTGTTGGAGCCACCACTACCATTTTCTTGGGTGTATGCTGATGAATGTACCTTAGGAAAGTGGTTTTTCCGGTACCGGCTTTTCCGGTTATAAACAAATGCCGGTTAGTCTGATTAACAAACTGAACGGCAAGCTTAAAAATGGTATTATCTGAATCGAACATAAACTGCGAAAATAGACAAATGAAAGGTATTACAGTATTTGAATTGAAGAGTATGTTTATTTTAGCCTTCTGATAACTGATTTGTATGATTAATAATATAACAATACCAACAGACAGGCAAATTTGGGAAGGTGAGATCGCAACCTATTGGTTTGATGGTAATATTCTAGTTTCCTTATCAAAAAGTCCTAAACGAACTATAGAGAATATTTCAAACAATGTGGCGCTGGTAAAACAAATTACTGGCAATAAAAGAGCTCCACTATTGATTTACTTGTGCGACTCGCCGGTGCCAGATAAACAAACTCGCAAGTTTTCCACTGAACAATTGCCAACAGTATATTCTGCAATGGCTATGGTATCTAAACCGGGCTTGGCCCGGTTGATTATGAATTTATTATTCAGCCTGAAACCACCTCCGATTCCAATGAAAAGTTTTACCAACGATCAGGAAGCTAAAGATTGGTTAATGCAATTTGTTTAAGAAAAACTACAATAAGAGCTTCTTTAAATAAAACAGGCCTATAGATTTTATCAAAACTATGGGCCTGTGTTGTGTATTAGGAGTTTAATTTCACTTAACAGAAAACTTCTGTAAATAAGTATCGGATTCCTTAATAGATTGTTTGAACAGGCTATCAATTACATTGATCTTTCTTTTTTCCTCTTTGTAATAAGCCACTGCTTCTTCATTTGATTTTGAGCCAACTTCCGGATCAAAGCCATGCATCCAGTCAGACATACTATTGTCTGCTACCTCCAGCTGCTTAACGATCGCTGAAATATCTTGTCTTTCTTTCAAAGTATCTAAAGCCGGATTTGCCTTTTTTAAACTATCCAGTTTATTACCAAGATCATTCAGCAGTCTTTTATTCCTTAAAATTTTTTCATTATCAGCCATTACCTCATCATGCACTTTCAACACATCTTTTAGCAGGACTTTATAATCCTCTTTTGGCTTACAACTTGTCATCAATGCTATTACAAGGGCCAGGTAAAATGCATTTTTCATAAAAATAGTTATCAATTAAATTTAATTATTAAATGAATAGGCAAATTTAACATAAATCTGTTCCCTTCTAAGTGGTGCAACATTAACTTCCATCAACACAATTCTTTTTCAAAACTAAACCAAGAACCTAACATATTCTATACATCAATATTGTTACTGAATATTATTCTACAAACAATTAAATTTACTGAATAATATTCGAAATAACCATGTTTGACCTGGATGACATTGACCTCAAAATCTTATCTATTAAGCAAGAGAATGCCTGCACTTCAAACGCTGACTTAGCAAAACAGTTGGGCATGGCTCCCTCTGCAATGCTTGAACGTGTTCGCAAACTTGAAAAGCGAGGAATCATTGTTTCTTACACCACTAAGATTAATCCGATAGCATTAAATCAACGATTGCTAGCTTTTATTTTCATAAAGACCAGTTCTGCACCAAATAATTGCCATCAGGACGCTAAGCTTAGTATGTTGCCGGGTATTCAAGAGGTACATCACATTGCCGGTGATGATTGTTATTTGATAAAAATACGAACAGAAGACTCTCAAGCTTTGGTAAAATGGATGCGTGAGGAACTGGGGCAAGTACAAGGCATTTTATCAACTCGTACCACCATTGTACTTGAAACACTAAAGGAAACTACACAACTAACAATACCACTTTCGAACAATGAAAACGCTCAACAACACACTACGTGAACCTTCTAAAATTGCTATTATTTTAGCATTTACTTCCATTTACCTCATTTGGGGCTCAACCTATTTAGGTATAATGGTAGCCATACAAAGTATTCCTCCAATGATATTGGGAGGCCTTCGCTTCTTAATTGCAGGTGTTTTGTTACTAGGCTGGTGTTTGTACAATAAAGAAAAGCTACCTTCCAAAAGCACTATAATTAAAAGCAGTATATCTGGTTTATTACTCTTATTATGGGGTAATGGTGCTGTAATTTGGGCCGAACAATACATAGCCAGCAGCATTACAGCAATTATTGTAGCCGGTGCACCACTTTGGATGGCCCTACTTGATAAACGGGAATGGAAACATTCTTTTTCTAGCCTTGCTATTATTTCGGGCTTATTGATCGGTTTCTCAGGAGTGGTGATTTTGGTAACCGCGGGTAAAGAAACAACACATTTCTCGCTTTCAGACTCCAAACAATTTCTTGGATTATTAGTATTACTTAGCGGTTCTATTGCTTGGGTCGGCGGTTCATTATTCACAAAATACTCGCCAACGGAAGGCTCTACCCTAATGAAAGTGAGTATACAAATGCTTGTTGCATGTGTTGCCTTCTTCTTGGTTGCTGCAATTCGTGGTGAATATCAAACCTACCACTGGCAACAAACCACTACAAAATCATGGCTGGCCCTAGGTTATCTTATCACCTTTGGCTCTTTGATAGGCTACTTGTCATATGTATGGCTACTATCAGTTCGCTCACCTGCACAAGTTGGCACCTATGCCTATGTGAACCCTTCAGTAGCTGTTTTATTGGGATGGTTAATGCTAAACGAACCCATTTCATTGCAACAGGCGCTTTCATTAGGCGTTATTTTAATTGGGGTAATGCTGGTAAACAAGGGGAATAGCAAAAAGGCAAAAGCCGCGGCTTTAACTCCTCCCAAAAGTTCGTTAAATGAACAACCTAAGCCCTTAGAAAAGACATTGGTTTTAGTTGATAAACAAGTATAAAAAAAAGAGAAGGCGCTGATTAATAGAATTCAGCGCCTTTTCTTATGTTTTAGATCCTTTACTTATCAAGTTCCACTACCCACTGATTGTTTTGCCTGAATTTATCAGGCGTATAAATATCTACCAAAACTACCTTCGTAATTTTGGAACCAAATTTATCTTTTACCAGAAACTCTTTGTCGTTATTTGCCCAAACTTCGGCGCTATAATATTTTTGTACTTCTTTACCGTTTTCAAGAGTAATTGTCAGATAAATTGGAACTGGCAAACCTCCTTTATTTTCAATGGTTATAACAGATTCACCTTTTATATCTGCTACTTTCTTAATCGCTAAATCCGGATAAACCCAATCAAAAAACCATGCTTTCCAAAACCAGTTCAAGTTTTTACCTGCAGCTGCGTTAAAACTGTAGAAAAAATCATAGGGAATCGGATGTTTTCCATTCCAATCATTCATATATTGATGCAAAGCTTTAAAAAACAGTTTATCACCCAACATATCCTGTAAGATATGATAACACAAGGCTGATTTCCCATAGGAATTTGTAACATAAGCAAATCCATCATAGCTCTTGGTATTTACTATAAGCGGCATATCTTCATCGGTTCCAGAAATCCTTTCGTAACGAACACGACTGTAAATCCCGTCATCTTCTGGTTCTCCCATTATTGGAGACAATACTGACTCGCCAATAGTAGCCCAACCTTCGTCCATCCATGCATATTGTGTTTCGTTTATTCCCATATAAAATGGAAAATAAGTATGAAAAATCTCATGGGTGGTTAATTGAACTGCATCTTTTCTACTATGCGTAGGGTTGTCGTTTACCATCATAGGGTATTCCATTTGATCGGTTCCATCTATTATGGTGATTTGCGGGTATGGAAACGGAACTTTAGGATACACATGACTCATCAGCTCAACTGATTTATTGGCTATCTCCTGCACCTCAAAATAATCACGATGAGTTTTATTATAGGCTGTATGAACCATACTTCTTCGACCGGTAACGGAATCAACCAATACACTGCTTGCATCCCATAAATAATGATCACTTAAAGCAAAGGCAAAATCGGTTACGTTTAAGGCTTTAAATCTCCAGTTACCTGTAGGATTGGCTGCAAACACATTATTCTTTCTGTAGTCAGTTGAATCAATGATATGAATGTTATTGTGTGTAGATTTTGCTTGTTTTAATTTATCCAGAACAACACCACTCAAATTCTCGGCAGCATTTTGAAGTTCTCCAGTGGCCCATACCACATTATTTTGGGGCACATTAATCTCCACTTCAAAATCACCGAAATCGTTATAAAACTCCTGCGTTCCTTTATAACTCCATGTATCCCATCCATTTATATCGTCATAAACCGCAATTCTCGGAAATGAATAAGCAATAAAAAAAGAACTTTCATCAACTGCTCCCGTACGGATTTGAGATCCGATATTTATGGGATAATTCCATTTTATAACAATTGTTTGCTCTGCTTTAGACAGAATTGCCTTTGCTGGAAAAACTATAAGATTGGTATTGCTTCGCACAACTTTCTTCGGGTCATTAAAATCAGCAATCTGTTCATTACCAATTATCATTTTTTCAATCACCACACCATCATGTTCATCCTTAGGATCGATGAAAATAGGACAAACGATCCATTCTATTAAACTGGGTGAAGTTGAACTTGATGGCACTCCCTCAATCCATGAAATAGACAGAATTAAGTCTACCTTGCAAAATAATGGATTCGAGTTGCTGGAAGATAAACAAAGTAAGCTGATTGAGTTAATTAAAAACCTGATTATTGAGTTGGTGCATGATAAAAATGGAATAAACCTCAATATCAATATTTCAGATTATCTTTCTTCTACCTTAAACACAGATTACAGCTACCTGAGTAACCTGTTTTCCTCTTACGAAGGAATTACCATTGAGAAGTATCTCATTTTACAACGAATTGAACGTGTGAAAGAATTATTATTTTATGATGAGTTCACCTTAAGCGAAATAGCCAATTTATTAGGTTATAGCAGTGTGGCTCACCTATCGGCGCAATTCAAAAAAACTATTGGCTTAACCCCTTCAGAATTTAAAAAACTTAAGAATCCGATGCGCAAAACGCTGGATAATGTGGGTTAGTTTTAGGTTCTTTTATAAAATCATATAACATTCTTCCATAATTCTGTAAAGTTTCAGGCTTCTATACAAGGTACATTTGTATAACAAACAAATCGACTTATGCAGACTATAGAAACCATAGCACCTTTGAGAAAAGGGAATTTGATAAAACAAACATTTCCAGTTGAGGGAATGAGTTGCGCGTCATGTGCTGTAAGCATAGAAAGTATGCTTTCACATGAAGCCGGAGTAGTAAGCGCAAGCGTAAACTTGGCCACCAATTCAGTAGCGATTGAGTTTGATTCTAAACAAACTTCTCCGGAACAGCTTAAAAAGACAGTTCAGTCCATTGGCTACGATCTGCTTATTACTGAAAACGCTAAGGAAGCACAAGCTGGGCTGCAAGAAGTAAAATACAGACAGCTAAAAACAAACTCACTTTGGGCTGGCATTTTAACGCTTCCCGTAGTTATTATAGGCATGTTCTTTATGCACTGGCAACCGGGCAACTGGATTATGATGGTATTAACGGGCATTGTATTGTTTGTTTTTGGTAAGCAGTTCTTTGTAAATGCCATTAAACAAGCAAAAAACAGGTCTGCCAACATGGATACATTAGTGGCATTAAGCAGTGGTATTGCTTTCTTATTTAGTTCCATTAACACCATTTTTCCGCATCTATTGCACAAAGCAGGAATGCATACCCTGATATATTTTGAATCGGCGGCGGTAGTGGTAACCTTTATTCTATTAGGCAGATTACTGGAAGAGCGCTCAAAATCAAAAACTTCTTCGGCTATAAAAAAACTAATGGGCCTTCAAGCAAAAACCGTAACTATTGAAGAAAACGGCATTGAGCGTGAATTAACAATTGAAGAAGTCCATCCCAATCAGATCATTATTGTTAAACCCGGACAAAAAATTGCTGTTGACGGAACTGTAATTTCAGGTTCATCATATGTAAATGAAAGCATGATAACCGGAGAGTCGGTTCCTGTTGAAAAAACCAAAGGCAGTAAGGTATTTGCCGGAACAATAAATCAACAAGGAGCATTTAAGTTCAGATCAGAAAAAATAGGACGTGAAACCTTATTGGGACAAATAATCAGGCATGTTGAGGAAACTATGGGCAGTAAAGCGCCTGTACAAAAACTGGTTGATAAAATTGCCGGCATTTTTGTTCCCATTGTGATATTAATTGCCCTGGCTTCATTTACAGCCTGGATGGTTTTGGGTGTTCATGATCCTTGGTATCATGCTATAACCGCATTTGTTGCAGTATTGGCGATTGCATGCCCTTGTGCATTAGGATTAGCCACTCCCACCGCTTTAATGGTAGGCGTAGGCAAAGGAGCCGAAAGCGGTATTTTAGTTAAAGATGCTGAAAGCTTAGAAGTCGCCCGAAAAGTCAATACTATAGTTCTCGATAAGACTGGCACTATTACTCGTGGTACTCCACAGGTAACCGATATGGTTTGGCTTAACAAAAATGCAGAAAATCAGTATGCACCTTATGTTTTAGGTATTGAACAACGGTCAGAACACCCGTTAGCTCTGGCAGTTGTCAATTATTTAAAGGAATCAAGCACCAATACTATTGAACCCGACGAGTTTATCAATATTACAGGCAGAGGAGTGAAAGCCATTTTTAATTCTACTAAAGTTTTGATTGGAAATAAACCTTTAATGGAGGAAAACAGCTTTTCATTTTCTGAAGAAATTAAACAACTAGCGCATCAATGGCAACGACAAGCCAAAACAGTAATTTACGTCGGAATAGATAACCTGGTTGTGGCAATAATTGCAATTGCCGACAGCATAAAAGAGGGCTCTAAGGAGGCTATCACTGAATTACAAAAATCAGGCATTGAAGTATACATACTTACCGGCGACAATGCTGAAACAGCACAAGCTGTTGCAAGGGAAACAGGAGTCAAACATGTTCATTCTGGACTACTACCTGCTGATAAAGCCTTGTTCATAAAACAGTTACAAGCTAAAGGAAAAATTGTAGCAATGGTGGGTGATGGAATTAATGATTCACCAGCCTTAGCTCAAGCAGATTTAAGTATTGCCATGGGTAAAGGAGCTGATATTGCCATGGATGTAGCTAAAATGACATTAATTTCTTCAGACTTAAGACAAATTGTGAAGGCACTTCATCTTTCTGACTTTACCGTGAGAACGATACGTCAAAATCTTTTCTGGGCATTTATTTACAATCTCATTGGTATTCCATTGGCTGCTGGATTGTTTTATCCAGTCTTTGGTTGGCAACTGGATCCAATGTTTGCAGGTGCGGCTATGGCTTTGAGTTCGGTTTCAGTAGTAACAAATAGTTTGCGCCTGCGCAGCAAGAAAATTTAAAAACAAATAACTCTAAAACATAAATAACATGGAAACATTAAAATTTAAAACAAATATCAAGTGTACAGGTTGTATCTCAACGGTAACTCCAGAGTTGAACGGACTAAAAGAAGTAAAACATTGGAAAGTTGACTTAAACAGTCCGGATAAAGTGCTTACTATTGAAGGTGAAAACCTTAATTCAGAATTAGTTGAGGGTGCCCTAAAAGCAGTTGGATATAAAGCTGAAGCAATTTAATATCACTTAAATAAAAGTACTTGTCGTGATAAAACATGACAAGTATTTTACAATTCTTTCTTAAAAGAAAATTATACATTTGTATCAATGGCTAAACGTTTGCTTCTATTGTGTTTTACCTTTTTCTTCTTGTTGATGTATGCAGGGATACCGGTTTATGCGCATTATTGTGGCAAAATGCTAACTTCTACTGATTTCCAATCAAAAAAATGCTGCTGCGGCAATTCAGAAAAACCTATGAAAGGTTGCTGCAAAGACGAAGCAAAGCTGATTAAGGTTGAAAACGATTTCCTTAAAAGTCAGCATAAGTATAAAGCTCCTGCATTAAGTGTACAATTTGCACTTTGTTATGTAGTTACCTCTTTAACTGCTTTAGCTGATGTTGATCAGCAATCGGTTTATTTCAACTCTTCTCCGCCTGAACTTCCCGTAGAGCGGTTTATCTTACATCAAAATTTCAGGATTTAATCTTTCAGCAGTTTCTATGTAATGTCAGGCATTCATGTCTGGTAATCGGTATATCTATTGCTATCTCAAGCTAAATCCAAGTTCTTAATTGAACGCCCATTGATTTAACAATTGATAATTAATACCTTATCAATTTATTTTTAGAAGTATGAAATTAAAATCCGTACGTAAATGCTTTGCATTTACCTTCAATACGGTAAAAAGAGCACTAAAAAATGAAAAAATTAATATTCAGCCTATTTAACATTGGAACTTTCAGTCTTGGAGCCTGTAACAACGGTACAAACCAATCGCACAAAGGTCATGACATGTCGAAAATAACCAATGAATGCTCAGCTGCGGCAAATTAGTTGAAGTGATTAAATAATCTCAAAACCCAAACTGATGGTTCGTAAATTAATTCAAATTGCTTTGCAAAACAGGTTGGTGGTACTGCTTATTGCAGGCTGCCTATTTGCCTGGGGCATTTTCTCATTAGAACAAAACCCCATAGATGCCATCCCTGACTTAAGTGAAAACCAGGTAATTGTTTTTACTGAATGGATGGGCAGAAGTCCTCAGGTTATTGAAGACCAAATAACATATCCTTTAGTTAGTAATCTGCAAGGTGTCCCCAAAATTAAGAACATCCGTGGTTCTTCCATGTTTGGGATGAGTTTTGTGTACGTGATTTTTGAAGATAATGTAGATATCTACTGGGCAAGAACCAGAGTATTGGAACGATTGAACTATGCACAGCGCTTGTTGCCGCAAGGAGTTACTCCAACACTCGGGCCAGATGGAACCGGCGTGGGCCATATCCTTTGGTATCATTTGGATGCACCAAAAATGGATTTAGGCGAACAACGGGCCTTGCAGGATTGGTATATAAAATTCGCTTTGCAAACTGTGTCAGGAGTGGCTGAAATTGCCTCTTTTGGTGGTTTTGAAAAGCAGTATCAACTGGTTATTGATCCTGTAAAATTGCAGTTCTACAATGTTTCTTTGATGGACGTGATGAACAAGGTAAAAGCGAATAATAATGATGTGGGGGGAAGGAAATTTGAGATGAGCAATATGGCATACATCATTCGCAGTTTAGGTTACATTAAAAGCAAGGAGGATGTAGAAAATATTGCTGTAGGTAATTACAATGGCATTCCGGTGCGTGTAAAAGATGTGGGGAGTATTCAAATGGGAGGAGACCTTCGCCTCGGCATTTTCGACCAAAACGGTGAAGGAGAAGTGGTTGGGGGTATTGTAGTAATGCGTTATAATGAAAACGCAGAGAAAGTAATTACTGCCGTAAAAGAGAAAATGAAAGAAGTGGAAAAGGGATTACCGGAAGGCGTGAAATTTAAAATTTCATATGACAGAAGTACCCTGATCGAAGAAGCGATTGAATCGGTTAAAGGTACGCTGATTGAAGAAATGATAGCAGTTTCCATTGTGGTCATTATTTTCCTATTTAATTGGCGAAGCGCAGTTGTCATCCTTATACAATTACCAATCTCTGTTGCCGTTGGTTTCATTTTGCTGCAAGCATTTGACATTTCCTCCAATATCATGTCACTCACAGGAATTGCCTTGGCCATCGGTGTGGTGGTAGATGATGGTATTGTGATGGTAGAAAATTCGTACCGGCATATTTCCGAAGCGCAGTTAAAAAATAAAGCCTGATAATCTCAAAATACTTTTCATGAATTTGTTTAAACGAGATAAAGATCCATTAACAATGGAGGAAAGACTTGATATCATAATAAAGTCCTCTAAACAGGTTGGACCAGGTGTGTTTTATTCAACCATTATTGTGATAACTTCTTTCCTTCCTGTTTTTTTACTTACAGGAATGGAAGGAAAGCTGTTTCATCCTTTGGCCTGGACCAAAACCTACATCTTATTAGTAGATGCATTTTTAGCCATAACGCTAACCCCTGTTCTGATTTCCTTTTTGTTAAAAGGAAGATTACAACCCGAAGATAAAAATCCCATAACTAAAGGCCTGGAAAAAATATATACTCCCATTTTGAAATGGTGCCTTGAATGGAGAAAAACTGTTATTGGCATTAATCTAGTGGCTTTAGCCGTTGGCGTGGTAATGCTCTTGCGATTGGGTTCAGAATTCATGCCCCCTTTGGATGAAGGCTCACTGCTATTTATGCCGGTAACATTGCCTGACGTCTCAAACTCGGAAGCTAAACGCCTCTTGCAGTTACAAGATAAATTAATTAAGTCGGTGCCTGAAGTATCACACGTACTGGGCAAAGCCGGTAGAGCTAATACTGCTACCGACAACTCCCCTATCAGCATGATTGAGACAATTATTTTGCTCAAACCTAAATCTGAGTGGCGAGAAGGACTTACCAAGAACGACATAATCAATGAGCTTAACTCTAAATTACAGATTCCGGGGGTTACCAACGGCTGGACTCAACCCATTATCAATCGCATTAACATGCTTTCCACCGGTGTGCGCACTGATGTTGGCTTGAAAGTTTATGGCCAAAACCTCGACACGATCAATTCTTTCACCCAAAGGATAAAGAAGGAAATGGAAGATATAGATGGCATAAAAGACCTGTATGTGGAACCCATTACCGGTGGAAAATACATTGATATAGTAATAAAACGGGAAGAAATTGGTCGTTATGGTTTAAGTGTTGACGATGTGAATGCCGTAGTAGAAAGCGCATTAGGAGGCATGAAGCTCACCACTACCATTGAAGGTCGTCAACGGTTTTCGGTAAATGCGCGGTATGGACAAGACTTTAGAAACAACATCCAAGCCTTGAAGCGCCTTCAGGTACAAACGATGAACTTCGGCCCTATTCCCCTTGAAGCTGTTGCGGATGTAAAAATCTCTGAAGGCCCACCAATGATCAGCTCCGAAAATGCAATGCTTCGGGGCACGGTTCTATTCAACGTACGTGAACGCGATTTGGGCAGTACCGTCACAGAAGCTCAACGTAAATTGAACCAAATGATTACCAAGTTACCCAAAGGATATTTCCTGGAATGGAGTGGACAATGGGAAAATCAAATAAGAGCCAACAAAACATTGAAGCTAATTATGCCAGTCGTACTTGTTATCATTTTCATGGTGCTTTACTTCACCTATCACTCATTTAAAGAATCGATTATTACCATGATCACTGTTCCCTTTGCATTGATTGGTGGCGTATTTATGGTGTATTTTTATGAGGTAAATTTATCAGTGGCAGTAGCCGTTGGATTTATTGCACTCTTTGGAATGGCCATCGAAACAGCCATGTTAATGACAATTTATCTAAATGAAGCCATGAATAAAATGGTTACTGACCACGGTAATTCCAGAGCAACCATTAACCCTTCCCTTTTACGGAAATACGTGATTGAGGGTGCAGCTAAACGTTTGCGCCCCAAGTTGATGACGGTATCGGTATCAATGTTTGGTTTGTTTCCAATATTATGGTCTACAGGCGTGGGTAGCGACGTAATGAGACCCATTACCATTCCCCTTATTGGCGGAACCATATCTTCTGTAATCTACGTGCTATTTGTAACTCCCATTGTGTTTGAAATGATGAAAGAGTTTGAACTCAAAAGAAAAGGTAAAATTGATTTGGTAGATGTTAAAGAATAAAATCATAACAATAATATTGGCAGTTGTTGCTGTTGGTAGCAGCAAGGCCCAGACTTTAAAGCTGGAATCTATACTCGACAGTATCCGGCAATCGCATCCCTCTGTAAAAATGTACGATTATGAAATTCGTTCAATGGATGAGGCAGCGAAGGGGGCGAGAAGTTGGATGCCTCCAGAGGTGAATACAGGCTTTTTTATGGCTCCATACAACCCGGAAATGTGGAAAAAAAACGACATGGGCGAATCGGGCATGGGGCAATACATGATTGGCGCTCAACAGATGTTTCCTAATAAAAGTAAACAAAATGCAGATGCCGCCTATATGGAAACAATGTCGAGTGTAGAAAAAGAAAAGAAAAATGCTACACTAAACGAGTTGTTTGCCCAGGCAAGAAAGAATTATTACGAATGGATAGTGCTGAAGAAAAAACAGAAAGTGATTGATCAAAATGAAGCATTGCTCGATTTTATGATCAAGAATGCGGAGCTGCGCTATAAGTATGGATTAGAAAAAATCAGTGCTTATTATAAAGCGAAGGCCGCTTTAGGTAACCTGAAAAATATGCGTCTGATGAATGAGAATGACATCAGACAAAAACGAATTATGCTGAATTCTTTGATGAGCCGTAAAGCAATGGATGATTTTGATATTGATACCACCTATCAATTGAAAGATTATACAACAATAGTATTCGACAGCAGCTTTTTCTATCGTAATCGCAGTGATTTAAAAGCAATTGACAGGGATATTCAGCTTACTTACCTGAAACAAAACACTGAAAAGCTAAGCTTGAAACCTCAATTTGGTATTCGCTACGATCATATGTTTGGTTTT
Above is a window of Solitalea lacus DNA encoding:
- a CDS encoding TolC family protein, whose protein sequence is MLKNKIITIILAVVAVGSSKAQTLKLESILDSIRQSHPSVKMYDYEIRSMDEAAKGARSWMPPEVNTGFFMAPYNPEMWKKNDMGESGMGQYMIGAQQMFPNKSKQNADAAYMETMSSVEKEKKNATLNELFAQARKNYYEWIVLKKKQKVIDQNEALLDFMIKNAELRYKYGLEKISAYYKAKAALGNLKNMRLMNENDIRQKRIMLNSLMSRKAMDDFDIDTTYQLKDYTTIVFDSSFFYRNRSDLKAIDRDIQLTYLKQNTEKLSLKPQFGIRYDHMFGFGGSPMQFTLMGMMKIPMAWSAKMNKANIESLKWKANALQSQKLMMLNEYSGMAYGMRNEIELKKKQLKLYEDNIIPALRNNYKTMQLGYEQNTEELFMLYDAWETLNMTQLEYLEQLNQLLQMQVQLERIMETR
- a CDS encoding efflux RND transporter permease subunit, producing MVRKLIQIALQNRLVVLLIAGCLFAWGIFSLEQNPIDAIPDLSENQVIVFTEWMGRSPQVIEDQITYPLVSNLQGVPKIKNIRGSSMFGMSFVYVIFEDNVDIYWARTRVLERLNYAQRLLPQGVTPTLGPDGTGVGHILWYHLDAPKMDLGEQRALQDWYIKFALQTVSGVAEIASFGGFEKQYQLVIDPVKLQFYNVSLMDVMNKVKANNNDVGGRKFEMSNMAYIIRSLGYIKSKEDVENIAVGNYNGIPVRVKDVGSIQMGGDLRLGIFDQNGEGEVVGGIVVMRYNENAEKVITAVKEKMKEVEKGLPEGVKFKISYDRSTLIEEAIESVKGTLIEEMIAVSIVVIIFLFNWRSAVVILIQLPISVAVGFILLQAFDISSNIMSLTGIALAIGVVVDDGIVMVENSYRHISEAQLKNKA
- a CDS encoding efflux RND transporter permease subunit, translating into MNLFKRDKDPLTMEERLDIIIKSSKQVGPGVFYSTIIVITSFLPVFLLTGMEGKLFHPLAWTKTYILLVDAFLAITLTPVLISFLLKGRLQPEDKNPITKGLEKIYTPILKWCLEWRKTVIGINLVALAVGVVMLLRLGSEFMPPLDEGSLLFMPVTLPDVSNSEAKRLLQLQDKLIKSVPEVSHVLGKAGRANTATDNSPISMIETIILLKPKSEWREGLTKNDIINELNSKLQIPGVTNGWTQPIINRINMLSTGVRTDVGLKVYGQNLDTINSFTQRIKKEMEDIDGIKDLYVEPITGGKYIDIVIKREEIGRYGLSVDDVNAVVESALGGMKLTTTIEGRQRFSVNARYGQDFRNNIQALKRLQVQTMNFGPIPLEAVADVKISEGPPMISSENAMLRGTVLFNVRERDLGSTVTEAQRKLNQMITKLPKGYFLEWSGQWENQIRANKTLKLIMPVVLVIIFMVLYFTYHSFKESIITMITVPFALIGGVFMVYFYEVNLSVAVAVGFIALFGMAIETAMLMTIYLNEAMNKMVTDHGNSRATINPSLLRKYVIEGAAKRLRPKLMTVSVSMFGLFPILWSTGVGSDVMRPITIPLIGGTISSVIYVLFVTPIVFEMMKEFELKRKGKIDLVDVKE
- a CDS encoding HYC_CC_PP family protein, with the translated sequence MAKRLLLLCFTFFFLLMYAGIPVYAHYCGKMLTSTDFQSKKCCCGNSEKPMKGCCKDEAKLIKVENDFLKSQHKYKAPALSVQFALCYVVTSLTALADVDQQSVYFNSSPPELPVERFILHQNFRI